Part of the Lolium rigidum isolate FL_2022 chromosome 6, APGP_CSIRO_Lrig_0.1, whole genome shotgun sequence genome, taaggtatggtttgccgatccaagaagggatattccgggaatcgactccatgttggtttttaggcctcctctaggactagttttctgttatctttcgtatctgtcaggctcaactacgtgtaggacgttccggttatgcggtgaaagccctaaactgtcgtagatcgatttaacttggtattgacgaAGCAGGAAACCCATGTTATCAtaagatccaatacgaaccatgggttaatcggctctttgagccgattcacagggtaacctgagagccgatcgaggctcatttaatgtttacgtgtctgtcatgcaggaaactaatcgaaacaatccaacaccttcctgaccaggtataggtcaggtggcacgcccttgcaaccgccaggacgtgtgctggagcattgcgggccgtcacccgagggaccagggcccaccagcagtcctgggagcctcccggctctccgtgttgctcgtcgctgctcgccggtgggttttggcaggcaacaggaaCTACAGAAATGATATGATTTTTAATAAGATTGAAACTCATTTTTTACAACATGACTACCCACAGGACCTCAAAGTGGTCTTTTCTTCTTCTGGATACGCAGCGAGCGTCTATCAAATCTGGATGCAACCATTTTGAGACGGTTGCCCGGACTATCTACAAGCAGGGTGGCCGACGACTTACTAGAAGACAACCGTTTAAATGCACTTTGTTTTTAGTTCGCTGCTTGATTTTTATGTACACCCCGCCGTGAGATGTAAAACTATACCTATAAACTTATGAATAATGCACTAAATAAATATGTACATCGTTTCGATGCAGAAACCAGGGCTTTGCTCCCTATTTCCAAAAAAAACATACCACAAAACAAACtctatatttcacaaccatgtatAAACAGCAAGAACAAACCAAGTGTCAAGCGTGCCAGAAGCAAACGTAGAAGAAACCAACGTACATGTAGGAACCCCGGCCGTGCGGCGAGACACAAAATTAACGAAGTGTGTGATGGGATGTATTTTTGTTCACACGTTGGCGGGCGACGCATCGACGGGGACGGTGTGCCTTGACTGGCTGCCCGACGCCGATTTCCGGCCGCCCTCGCGCACGCTGTTCTCGGCGAAACGCGCGGTGGAAGCGTTGTAGCCTTTCTGCCTCTCCTGCTCGGTCCACTCCTGGCTGTAGtactcctccgccgtcgcccccGGCTTTGGGCCGACGAACATGCCACCCCACTGCGGGAAGTAGATGAGCGTGATGGGCAGCGTGCAGGCGATGATCATGAGCCCCATGTACAAGATCCCCGTCTCCGTCTTGTActtgccgccgcggaagaatatgacCTGCGTCAGCACGGCGCCGAcgttgccgccgccgcctgtCATGCCGGAAATTAGGCCCAGGGACCTCCGCGACACGAACGGCACGATGCCAAAGGTGAGCCCGCAGGCCGCCTGCACGAAGAAGGAAAAGAGCATCATGACGGCCACGGAGGCGGCGAAGGAGTAGTCGACGACGCCGAGCACAACGCACAGGACTCCGCCGATGGTCTGCACGATCCACAGCCCCCACAGCCTGCCGCGCATGCCGAACCTGTCCGAGAGCCAGTCGGACAGGAGCCCCCCGCCGGGACGGGAGATGATGTTGGCCATCCCGAAGCTGGCGGCGATAAGCCCGGCGGTATGGAGGTTGACATTGAAGCGGTCGTAGAAGTACTGCGCCACGATGTTGTCGACGGCGAGCTCAACGCCGAAGCAGTAGCCGTAGGTGAGCGCCAGGATCCAGGCGCGGTAGTTGGTGACCGCGTGGCGCAGCACGTTGGCGAAGCTGTCCTTGTGCATATCCCCGGCCTTGTGGAGCTTGCGGTAGTTGCCGTCCGGCATGTCCTGCCCAAACGCCAGCACGGCGATGGCCGAGAACGTCTGCATGACGCCCGGGATGAAGAAGGCGACGCGCCAAGCCGTGAACGGCGTGCTCCCGATCTTCTTGACGGCCTCGAACACCAGCGGCATGAGGAGCTGCACGGCGCCCCCGCCGAGGTTTCCCCAGCCGCCGGCGACGCCGTTGGCCAGCCCCACCTTGGGCGGCGAGAACATGGAGCTCATCCAGAACTGCGTCGACACGAAGGAGGCGAGCGAGAAGCCCGTGAAGAAGCGCACGAGCAGGAAGGACGACGGCCCGGTGATGATGGAGGAGCAGTACACCGCGGGGGTGGTGAGCAGTATGATCGCCGCCGACGACAGGCGTGGCCCGACCAGGTCGCAGGCCGTGCCCATTGCGACACGGGCGAACACGGCGCCGGACACGGAGGCGATCCCGGCGTTGCCGATGTCCTTGGCCGTGAGGCCGAGCGTGTCCCGgatgagcggcagcagcggcggcgcggcgaaggtGGAGACGAAGCAGCAGAAGAAGGAGAACCACGAGAGGTGGAAGGCACTCATGTGCGGCCTCACGAAGGAGAAGAGCCAGAACTCCGTGGCCTTGTTGTCGGAGTCCACCGGGATCCTGAACGTGGTCTTGGACGCCGGCTCCACCTCCATTGCTGCAGGCTTGGACTGTCGCTCCATCTCTCTGGCTACCTTGCTGCTACAGCTTTGTTGGGAACTCCGGCTGTAATATTGTACGTGCCGGTGCTGGTAGTACGGAACCTCAGGGGAACGCCGTGTTTATATAGGACAGCCGCAGAGCGGCGCTCTATGCGCTCCGGACGCAGCGCAGCGCGCGCGACGATTGAGAACGGCGAGAGGGCAGAGGAGGGACGAATAAAGATTTGGCTGCCGATCTTATGGTGTCAGTGGAAGGCCGGCACCGCCGCGCGTCGAGGCCGATGCGGGGTTTTGTTGGGGAGCTGCTCTGGTACATTGCTGTCGCTGTAAGGTTGAGGTTGAGGGAGATGGTGACTTCTGAGGCTCTGACTTTGGAGGCAACTTGAGTTCCTCGGGTAGTGGAACTGCTTCAGCAACCCCACGAAGCGAAATATCATTGGCGAATGGCGATTTTTATGTCCGAAAAGCAGTACACGCCGCCATGTAACGGTCTCTTCAGTGCCGCCGTACGGGGATCATGTACCCGTGTATATATCTACTAGTACTAGGTGAGCATACGAAATACTCTCCGCTTTAACGCAGTCTCTCGAAGGTGCTTACAGGAGTAGGATGTACGTGCGTTTATAGAAGTGcgtgtatgtatgtatgtgtgagCGTCTACGATTGTACCatgttttgtaaaaaaaaaaactccacttTACGGCAGCATGTTTCGGTTTTTTTTCCGAAGGAAAACGTAGAGAGATACATCTGAGCCATCTGTCTTCCTCGAAGGTTTACAAATTCAAGGAGAATTACGACATGACCATACAACTTGAACCTTGTTGAAAGAATAAAAGTAAAACTTGTAAATCGTGAATAAGTGTACTACTCGTTCCGTTGTTTCCTGATTGTCAAACAGTGGTATAGTTGATCCTGATAGCTAGCCGCTGTTTCTACAACTCGCGCCAGTGGACGAACAAATAAAGATACTAAAATGAAATCCAACATTGAAAGTGCATTTGAAAAGATCATCAGTGGCCTGCCTACCACAGTTAAGGTTACATTTGAAAGGATCAACCTATCACAACTAAGACTGCAGCAAAACGACACCAGCATATCTATTGTTTCCAAAGACAGACAGACAAACAAAATCCTACTCTACTACTACTACAAGTATCCGGCTGGAATTAATAATGTTTTTGGGAAAGTAATATTCCTCCGAATGATTGGAAATCATCTATTACTAGGTTGGAAACCAATAATGCTGGGTCTACGGACAAACTGTTACGGGAATCAACTTACGGACATGCGtggcctgctgctgttctaccgGACTGAATTCTCATGGGCCCACAGCGTGACTCTACCCAATTGATGGATGCCACGGATGCTTCCGTAAGATCATTCCGTAAATTTCTTCCGTAGACGTAGCATTACTCGTTGGAAACTGCGCCTATTGTTGCTCGAACGGACAAGCGGGAAACACTCAGGACGGTTTCGGATTTACATAGAACTCAGTCCATGTACGTAGATGCAACAAGACAAATACAAAATATCTTCGCTATGCATATGACAAACATATCACTCTGCATTCGTGCATATCCAATATATTGACCAACCTGTTGTCTACTCGTGGGGTTTATGTGACTTCAGTTGTCATGAGTACCGTACATCATCATGAGCAACGAGTGACGATTGAGTATTATGATATCTATCATGTAGTCCTGATATCTATCATGTAGTCCTCACGGCTGGCATAGAACCCGAGACCCGAGCCCCGAACCTGAATTACTTGGACCCGAAACCGAAATACACGAAACCCAAAAATTCGGGTGTCAAAATGGGTGGCAACTCGAGAAACCCGAATTGAATTCAGAAATTTCAGGTGTATGCATCGGCCCCGGACAGACCGTTTAACCCGAGTTGGTATGAAACACCAGCGCCCGAGGCTAGCAGCTCAATAGGCCCAACTCCTGCTTcatctaagagcatgtctaacaggtcccgTATTTTTTCGAcccgtaaaacgcgagtagagggccctgtatccggttttcacgggctgaaaactcggacgagctagcgaaCCGTATCCCACCCGTAAACGAATATGTTTTACGGGGTGCGAGTTCGCTGCTCGTCcagcccctcaaaacagggttttagacagcaatttgcacaacaatttcacatcaaacatagcacatccaaaatatgtgatgcataattcatagttttaacatcacaatgcgatcataggcaatgttcaagccacgaaagttcccaaatgtgatcaaccatcaacgagtccatcgccaccggcgccaccactcgccggagactcaccttgagcacgagcttgacgtgcagccttcttcctcgcaatgatgtccgccttggtctcgttccaccacgccagctgatcctcgtccatgccgtcggtgcgcatcatcatgatttccctctcctcggccaagagctccttcatggccttggcttctttggttgcgatcatcttcatgtcaagctcggCCTTCAACTTGGCATCTTCCCGTCTTGCTTGCACattggcaagcttcacctccttcttcttgtcggtgatgaggagcttggtctccaacgtcttcatcgtcaatgcctccttggacttcatgagttgatccaacttctcccggaagctagctgcttcgaGTTCTACCTTggccctctccttggccttcttgttgccctcgggcttgccggtgtttctcccactcatgtcctccgcttcatcatccatggtgagcagtgcctccttcttgcactttggctcgttgtcccgcaacatccacttaggaagatgttgaaggatggaaaagcaatgatgaaattgaaattccttgttcttcgagccggccatgtccttgtaccgttgttgagcatacttgggctgcacaacaatagtatgagatgtttccacatcatcaacacacAATATGGATAGCATGTGATGTTTCCATatcatcaacacaaggaaaacttacatagtcctccggcacgcatccactagggggTTGTCGGcaacttgatccatggcagcactccaacgagaacaagccggtttgatgatgttccatcggccttcaagggagcggtaggatctgtccgccatgctcttcgtgcgaggcttcagctggtggtacagatcctcaatgcgctgccaatagcgtttgccgccttggtccactccggtgcacgcatccatccccaccttgctccaagcatggaccaagatggcgtcttcgatctcgctgtagttcgccgtgcgtggcttcggcgttgatacgcgtacagcacgcgtccgttgggaaccccaagaggaaggtgtgatgcgtacagcagcaagttttccctcagtaagaaaccaaggtttatcgaatgtaatgtcccaggttttgagacgatcgaggggtagattttagaaagggatgtgcattgcatggtaaattacggggaaatttcgcgcttttaaaacaaaactgcatcgaagggggacaggtttctctctcgacaccttacagggttagggtttcgagagtgcgatgaacttgttcctacttgtctaaattagggttttgagaagagagcagTGATAATTTCATTGAAatcttaagttgtatgattgaattacaagtcaAGTGGTatgtttgaattcaaaccaaatttgaatttgaatttcaaattcaaacatcaaacaatcatcacataattcaaatttgagataatttcacaaacaattaccattaagcaataatataagtaatacaattattacattaagctcaataaggaaaacttgggctttattgatcatcacacacataatacattgtctttacaatattcagatttgaattatggaatcacaacatattacaagaattggacaaaatggaaaatgaaaagaaaagaaaagaaaagtacaatttaatgttctatcctaacactacaagctaatcttcatttagccttgtacttgatgatctccatgatccttggagcatcaggttgtttccctgcacacaaacacaaagcaaataaaaacaagtgttatgccaagtggcatagccacttggcaggttagcaaacaaaTGAAATGAAGTGGACATGCTCAAGTCTCTGCCGAGCAGATCCATGCCACAGATAGGAtcaagtccaagtgcacagcacttgcacacacacacaaccaggctGCACACAAGGTTGTGTGCATGTGtaacaacacacacacaccagagtgagtcaccacaagctgcaGGTGGTGCTGTTGACCAACAAGAGTAAGCCAGaagcatataaaagcttttcacagccaaaccctagccatttgattcAACCATCGGCAGAACTGAACcggtaagccaccaagaacaccaagaacaccaagaacagctagaacagatAGAACAGACCTCACTTTTCAATCTATTCCAGACACACCTACGAATTAAATCAAGTTTCATCAAGTCaccgggaggagcagggcaagcaaagcaaccataagatcaacacgagaggcaaacctctacaccaacatcacattctaggagctggagtgaggtataccaagcatcatggacaaaccagatggttttgttcatatataagcatatgcatcaagcaCACATAATCAACAGGGTGTGATACCCAAGttatgtcatcatctggctattaagccatatggtgcaagcaagagcagaaaggccactggtcaatcatcaaaagggaacaacagatatgacaatcattgcataactgaagaaatccagcaagagatgagaGCACAAGTCAGCCTAGttacacacactta contains:
- the LOC124658964 gene encoding high-affinity nitrate transporter 2.3, which gives rise to MERQSKPAAMEVEPASKTTFRIPVDSDNKATEFWLFSFVRPHMSAFHLSWFSFFCCFVSTFAAPPLLPLIRDTLGLTAKDIGNAGIASVSGAVFARVAMGTACDLVGPRLSSAAIILLTTPAVYCSSIITGPSSFLLVRFFTGFSLASFVSTQFWMSSMFSPPKVGLANGVAGGWGNLGGGAVQLLMPLVFEAVKKIGSTPFTAWRVAFFIPGVMQTFSAIAVLAFGQDMPDGNYRKLHKAGDMHKDSFANVLRHAVTNYRAWILALTYGYCFGVELAVDNIVAQYFYDRFNVNLHTAGLIAASFGMANIISRPGGGLLSDWLSDRFGMRGRLWGLWIVQTIGGVLCVVLGVVDYSFAASVAVMMLFSFFVQAACGLTFGIVPFVSRRSLGLISGMTGGGGNVGAVLTQVIFFRGGKYKTETGILYMGLMIIACTLPITLIYFPQWGGMFVGPKPGATAEEYYSQEWTEQERQKGYNASTARFAENSVREGGRKSASGSQSRHTVPVDASPANV